From one Alosa alosa isolate M-15738 ecotype Scorff River chromosome 5, AALO_Geno_1.1, whole genome shotgun sequence genomic stretch:
- the LOC125294220 gene encoding HLA class II histocompatibility antigen, DP beta 1 chain-like — MATSFLHFSLLYIIVCPLIYAYDIHYCLKTCHSSTLDLSDMVFVNSYYFNRIKYLVFNSSVGRFVGYTEVGERLAEASNENEAFLNMQNAINGYCNTAADLYKTYRMRITSEPRVKLSLGKPFNDNHPGMLVCSAYDFYPKMIRISWYRDGQKVTSDVWATEELADGDWFYQSHSHLEFTPKPGEKITCEVEHISFKEPREFVWDSSMPESERNKVAIGAAGLVLGLMVCAAGLLYYRKKSQG; from the exons ttttagcctactgtatattaTTGTATGCCCTCTTATAT ATGCATATGATATCCATTATTGTTTGAAAACCTGTCACTCCAGCACCTTGGACCTGAGTGACATGGTGTTCGTTAACTCCTATTACTTCAATAGGATCAAATATTTAGTGTTTAACAGCTCAGTTGGAAGGTTTGTTGGATATACTGAAGTAGGGGAGAGGTTGGCAGAGGCTTCCAACGAGAATGAAGCATTTTTGAATATGCAAAATGCTATCAACGGATACTGCAATACAGCAGCTGATTTATATAAAACTTATCGGATGCGTATCACAT CTGAGCCCAGAGTGAAGCTGAGTTTGGGGAAGCCTTTCAATGATAATCACCCTGGCATGCTGGTATGCAGCGCTTACGACTTCTACCCAAAAATGATCCGCATAAGCTGGTACAGAGATGGGCAGAAGGTGACCAGCGATGTCTGGGCCACAGAGGAGCTAGCGGATGGAGACTGGTTCTACCAGAGCCACTCGCATCTGGAGTTCACCCCCAAACCTGGAGAGAAGATCACCTGTGAGGTGGAACACATCAGCTTCAAGGAGCCCAGAGAGTTTGTCTGGG ACTCCTCCATGCCCGAGTCTGAGAGGAATAAGGTGGCCATTGGGGCTGCTGGACTGGTGCTGGGCCTGATGGTCTGTGCTGCTGGACTGCTCTACTACAGAAAGAAGTCTCAAGGTTAG
- the LOC125294218 gene encoding macrophage-expressed gene 1 protein-like isoform X1, with the protein MDLSLGRVLVLCVLGHCLCQPLSRPSNGLLECRKTVNSPALGVLPGGGWDNLRNLDMGRVMNISYRHCHTTEDGVYLIPDEVFVIPQKVSGVETNSEIISSWQKQHSSTALSINTEASFLSVLNAKFSRDNQRMKIHQVMESSVTSRIQVRNHLYTVKAYPDFALDSRFARQAEEIADAVVNNQTRQAIYLSERLVLSYGSHVITTVEAGASLVHEDYLRASYVSSSNTEKSTVSALAGASFFSKLNIDGKSTGETVEARMYEGNITYSFTQSHGGALFYPGITLQKWQESTVNNLVAIDRAGMPLHFFLNRAAFPHLPEPTVFKMATLVRQAAERYYKINSRPGCVKPDSKNFNFQANIDDGSCDGLATNLSFGGVYQQCSKLTPDADPICNDHAQANPDTGDYSCRESFRSILLQSEVQEQGYTEYECHKESVRCWVISTCSKTVCGNSYHVRRARIDTFWCSTVNDTMELSGYLFGGLYSLSRRNPLTKSMSCPPNFFPRKLLASGLMVCLSNDYEGGSQYSVSFGGFFSCKSGNPLAGGLQHCPPQFSQHLAAISDGCQVLYCVQSDVFTAEKLLPINLPPFTRPPLVNMIATNTVAVMTEGGRSWVRMGETRTWRLAKPEDIRRLSEELDPSAKVPPSRLSTNILGWQIFGVTMACIVLALILIVIVLLVRRRNKQRRTPELPESRECQQFINDGQISDGGEDDVEVFSVRL; encoded by the exons ATGGATCTCTCATTAGGACGTGTTCTTGTGCTTTGTGTCTTGGGTCACTGTCTTTGTCAGCCTCTCTCTCGGCCAAGCAACGGGCTTCTAGAGTGTCGAAAAACTGTGAACTCACCAGCCCTGGGAGTGTTGCCCGGTGGAGGCTGGGACAACCTACGGAACCTGGACATGGGGCGAGTCATGAACATCAGTTACAGGCACTGTCACACCACTGAGGACGGGGTCTACCTCATCCCGGACGAGGTGTTTGTCATCCCCCAGAAGGTGAGTGGTGTGGAGACTAACTCTGAGATCATCTCTTCGTGGCAGAAGCAGCACAGCTCCACTGCTCTCTCCATCAATACAGAGGCATCTTTCCTTTCTGTGCTGAATGCAAAGTTCTCCAGAGACAACCAGCGCATGAAAATCCATCAAGTCATGGAAAGTTCAGTCACTTCTCGTATACAA GTGCGCAATCACCTCTACACAGTCAAGGCTTACCCTGACTTTGCTTTGGACTCTCGCTTTGCCCGCCAGGCAGAGGAAATCGCAGATGCAGTAGTAAACAACCAAACCCGCCAAGCCATTTACCTGTCAGAGAGGCTGGTGCTGAGCTACGGCTCTCATGTCATAACAACCGTTGAAGCTGGTGCTTCGCTGGTGCATGAGGACTACCTAAGAGCCTCTTATGTTTCCAGCAGCAACACAGAAAAGTCAACAGTGTCTGCATTAGCTGGTGCAAGCTTTTTCAGCAAACTTAATATTGATGGCAAATCCACAGGAGAGACTGTAGAAGCACGCATGTATGAGGGAAACATCACATATTCTTTCACCCAGAGCCATGGTGGGGCTTTGTTCTACCCAGGCATTACGCTGCAAAAATGGCAGGAAAGCACCGTTAACAATCTGGTGGCTATCGACCGGGCCGGGATGCCGCTGCACTTCTTTCTAAACAGAGCAGCATTTCCTCATCTCCCAGAACCAACCGTGTTTAAGATGGCAACGTTAGTGCGTCAGGCTGCCGAGCGCTATTACAAAATCAACAGCCGTCCAGGATGTGTCAAGCCAGACTCAAAGAATTTCAACTTCCAGGCCAATATAGATGATGGTTCTTGTGATGGCTTGGCAACCAATCTCAGTTTTGGAGGGGTTTACCAGCAGTGCTCTAAGCTCACACCAGATGCAGATCCGATATGTAACGACCATGCACAGGCAAATCCAGACACTGGAGATTACTCATGTCGAGAGTCATTCAGGTCCATTCTGTTGCAGTCAGAGGTGCAAGAGCAGGGTTACACTGAGTATGAATGCCATAAAGAAAGTGTCCGATGTTgggttatttccacatgttctaAGACAGTTTGTGGAAATAGCTATCATGTCAGACGTGCTCGCATTGACACTTTCTGGTGTTCCACTGTTAATGACACCATGGAGCTTTCAGGATACCTCTTTGGGGGGCTATATAGCCTTTCCAGGCGGAACCCATTAACGAAATCCATGAGTTGTCCTCCAAATTTCTTCCCCCGGAAATTGTTGGCGAGTGGGCTGATGGTATGTCTAAGTAATGACTATGAAGGAGGCAGTCAATACTCTGTGTCTTTTGGAGGATTTTTCAGCTGCAAATCTGGCAACCCTCTGGCTGGTGGTCTCCAGCACTGCCCCCCACAGTTCAGCCAGCATCTTGCAGCCATCAGTGATGGATGCCAGGTTCTCTACTGCGTGCAGTCGGATGTTTTCACAGCAGAAAAACTGCTGCCCATCAATTTACCTCCCTTCACAAGGCCTCCTCTGGTCAACATGATTGCCACCAACACTGTGGCTGTGATGACAGAGGGAGGCAGGTCCTGGGTCAGAATGGGAGAGACGAGGACATGGAGACTGGCCAAGCCTGAGGACATCAGAAGGCTCTCAGAGGAGCTGGACCCATCTGCAAAGGTGCCCCCCTCCAGGTTGTCCACGAACATATTAGGGTGGCAGATATTCGGGGTCACTATGGCATGCATCGTGCTCGCCTTAATACTTATAGTAATAGTGCTGCTGGTGAGGAGAAGAAACAAACAACGAAGGACGCCTGAATTACCGGAGAGCAGAGAGTGTCAACAATTTATCAACGATGGTCAGATTAGTGATGGTGGGGAAGATGACGTAGAGGTCTTCTCAGTGAGactgtga
- the LOC125294218 gene encoding perforin-1-like isoform X2, which yields MARLKLYVVKLIFPLLSLLGSTAACRSGTPAECEKVPFVPGYNLAGEGFDVVKMRRKGAYLINVKTHLNDNGTCTLCENRFQGGQVQKLPAMVLDWRPFSRCSKQLSSALHHTVDSLVKSSTALINNNWGIDLNLDTYGKVLLGGSRSDIAKFARTQYNVDKATFALHEITCTYYSYRVTDHPELSSEFSKHLKRLPKQYDDQSKAVYRRTIDTYGTHYIRHVHLGGRVRRVTAFRTCLATLKGFSETEIKNCLNVELKLALGFLPANASLSNKCVDILKDNMSMGFYQGFMTHKIEVMGGEKYFPDVLFQESPSKAYSSWMSSLQENPDVVSYAIYPLHHLVDDPNIRGNLKSAVSEYIEENMAPADQKNGQCSPSENLDHNCCPLRTARGKLLVEIQRAAGLKADTFTKTDAFVKIWYNGKYRETDIVENDNNPSWNVTYNFGSIEVGHQLIVEVWDSDVLYNDMPGRCVLIPERGVHTHGCKLNKGVLYFSYAVLCDAHLTGYRCERYSPKR from the exons ATGGCCAGACTGAAGTTGTATGTGGTCAAGCTGATATTCCCTCTTCTTTCACTTCTGGGAAGCACCGCTGCCTGCCGGAGCGGTACCCCAGCAGAGTGCGAGAAGGTGCCGTTTGTGCCCGGTTACAACCTTGCAGGAGAGGGCTTTGATGTGGTTAAAATGCGTCGCAAAGGCGCCTACTTGATCAACGTTAAAACGCACCTTAACGACAATGGCACCTGCACGCTGTGTGAGAACCGCTTCCAGGGTGGGCAGGTGCAGAAGCTACCCGCCATGGTCCTGGACTGGAGACCCTTTAGCCGGTGCAGCAAGCAGCTGTCCAGTGCGCTCCATCACACAGTCGACTCCCTTGTCAAGAGCTCCACTGCGCTTATCAACAACAACTGGGGCATTGACCTGAACCTGGACACCTATGGCAAGGTGCTTCTGGGAGGGAGCCGTTCAGACATCGCTAAGTTCGCAAGAACTCAGTACAATGTGGACAAAGCTACTTTTGCACTACATGAAATCACATGCACATACTACAG TTACAGGGTGACTGATCACCCAGAGCTCAGCAGCGAGTTCAGCAAGCACCTTAAGCGACTGCCAAAGCAGTATGACGACCAGAGCAAAGCAGTGTACCGCAGGACCATCGACACGTATGGCACCCACTACATCCGCCACGTGCACCTGGGTGGCCGCGTGCGAAGGGTAACGGCCTTCCGGACGTGCCTGGCGACGCTGAAGGGCTTCTCCGAGACCGAGATCAAGAACTGCCTGAACGTGGAGCTCAAGTTAGCACTCGGCTTTCTCCCCGCCAACGCCTCACTCTCCAACAAGTGCGTGGACATCCTGAAGGACAACATGAGTATGGGCTTCTACCAGGGCTTCATGACCCACAAGATCGAGGTGATGGGCGGGGAGAAGTACTTCCCGGACGTCCTGTTCCAGGAGAGCCCCAGCAAGGCCTAcagtagctggatgagcagttTGCAGGAGAACCCGGATGTGGTCTCCTATGCCATCTACCCCTTGCACCACCTGGTCGATGATCCGAACATCAGGGGCAATCTCAAGAGTGCCGTTTCTGAGTACATAGAGGAGAACATGGCTCCAGCGGACCAGAAGAATGGCCAGTGCTCCCCCTCCGAAAATCTGGACCACAACTGCTGCCCCTTGAGGACCGCCAGGGGCAAACTCCTGGTGGAGATCCAGAGAGCGGCAGGGTTAAAGGCTGACACGTTTACCAAGACTGACGCTTTCGTCAAGATCTGGTACAACGGTAAGTATCGCGAGACCGACATTGTCGAGAATGACAACAACCCGTCGTGGAACGTCACCTACAACTTCGGCTCCATCGAGGTGGGCCACCAGCTGATTGTGGAGGTGTGGGACAGTGATGTGCTGTACAACGACATGCCCGGGCGCTGCGTCCTGATTCCCGAACGTGGGGTCCACACACATGGCTGCAAACTGAACAAAGGGGTGCTATACTTCTCTTATGCGGTCCTTTGCGATGCTCACCTGACAGGTTACAGGTGTGAGAGGTATTCTCCCAAAAGGTAA